The following nucleotide sequence is from Myxocyprinus asiaticus isolate MX2 ecotype Aquarium Trade chromosome 21, UBuf_Myxa_2, whole genome shotgun sequence.
AGCAAATCATCTGAAACACACCTCAAAAATTAATTTACGTTGATATGTGTCTTGTTAATATAATTCATGAATTAAAAATCTGCAGTCAAGGAAATTAAAACTAACACAAACCCTATAGacgtttttaaaataatttaaatgaattatttttttcttactgcATGTTGTCAGCAAAattgtataaattatatattatataaatatttgcatttACATTCTCATGTTGTGAAACGTGTCTGTTTTAggtataattacattttaaatgttgcaagTAAGATATGCTAAACGTacagtgttttattattattattattattattattattattattattattaggctttaTCAGTAACTGTATTGTTATTTCTAAACAATCTGGCAACACAAATGTGTGATCAACGCTTACATATGTGTTAAGGACGatatataaaaaaactattttgtaaCAATAAGCAGAATACAATAGGAGGGCTTTGCTGTGAATGCTACATACACAGCGCTTTTTAGCTGTTCCAGATTTCATCGATGAATTTTTAGAAGAAAACCTTTTCCCATTACATTCCTGTACGTTAACAACTTTATAGAAATATTTTAATCTCTCTTTTTCTGCTTTGGTTGAGACTTTCTTAACATTTTACAGATCATACGTTACGTACGTTAACAActttataaaagtattttaatctCCCCGACTTTCTAAACATTTAACAGATTGCACAACTAAAATGTCGTCGTTCTCCCTTCACCATTTCTTTGGTGTCTTTTGAAGTCTATTTCAGCTTTCACTGCAATACTTCCTTCACTTTGTCTTCACATATttcacaaaatgtacatttatacatgtatttaaataatttcagCCCCAACGTtccaatgaaatgtaaacattcttAAAGTAGCTGACCTGTTTTTTGCTGCCGCTGCCCTGTCTCGTTGCCTCCGATTTTTAAACCAATTTCCGACCTGTGTAGGAGTGAGTCCAGTGGCTTGTGCCAGTTCCCTTTTCTTGCTGGGGTTTGGGTAGGGGTCCTGAAGGTACCACTCCCGTAAGAGACTCCGTGTCCTCTCTTTGAAACAATGCGTCTTCTGCTCACCGTCCCAGATGGTTCTTGGCAGGGGAAACTTCTTTCGCACCCTATACTTATCAACCGGTCCTAGGGGACGCCCGCGTAGTTTCTCGGCCTCCTGATAGTGAGCCTCTAGCCACATCGCCTGTAGTTTGCCATGCGAGTCCTTGGTAAATTTGTGGTTTTCCAAAATGTGGTAGAGATCACGAAAATTGCCTGTATGAAAGGCAACCACAGCTCGGGCACGTAGGATGGATTCATGTTTGTTGATCGCCTCGCAAGCGCCTGGTGCTACTGGAAGCGACCACAGAAAGCGACCCAGCCGCTCGATGTCCCCGGTCTCCTCCAGCGTCTCGCAGACGCTCGCCACTTGCTCTGGAGAGAAGTTTAAGGTCGGTAGCTGAAACATTGACAAGTCTTCGGGAGACCTGGTGCTGGGCGCGCTGCTCGCCAAGAGCAAAGGGCGATCAGCAAAGTTTGGCAGGAAGAAATGAGAGGGATAAAGCTCTAAAGGTGATCTGAAAACCATGGAAATgacctgagagagaatgaaattTGCGAAGGAAAAAAGAACGACGAATTCAGATTGAATGATTCAATAGCTATCGCCTAATGACACCAGCCTCATAATATCTCCCCCTAAATCCACCGTGAGTGTAGCATTGAAATATTTTGTTTCGCTTTTCTATTGGTCTTCTCGCTGTCGTTGTAGGGTTGTCATGGCAGCCCTGCCAATCACTGTCAAGCGTGCCAATCATTAGCCAGTACGTAGAGGCTTTCACCACTTCGGCTGCAAGCACGGGGGGTTATCAGGAACTCCAATCTCAACAGCACCCTCCCTCCCGTGACTCGTGTGAAGTAGAAGCAGAGACTCGCCTATTTGTTGAATGGAATGAGCAATTAGTGGGTGGAATATTATTGTGATCTTAACGAGGCTCGTTAAAGTTAAGAAGATATGTAGGGAGAGAAGGCGGGGGTGGGGGCTCGGGATGACAGTCACAGACACggtaatgtacatttaaatgaagCGCTAAAACGGCATCTACAACAGGGTGCACAGATAGGCTATTGCATTCTTTTGCGCCTCATATGAAGACACATTTTGTGAAGGAGACGAAGCAACGTTGGCTCGCTGAAGCAATTAATACAATAGCCGTAAAATCGTTTTCGAAACtattaaattcatattttttaaatgttaacttATTTTGTTCAAATCAGCAGCCGCATTTGACGCATCGCGACACTATATGGCTATGACACGACTACAGACGAATCGCGCACAGACAGTGACAACCGTTCACTCTTTTAACAGTGGACGCACATCCCTATGGCAAAACACTGGCCCATTGCCCAGTGCATGTTGATAAACTGTCTTATAAaggcacattattttttataccaatttatttgcattttttgcaacaTTGCGATTTTGCTCAGTTGTTACTGTTATATTATAGCaatattttttagttatttttcttAAAAGCACTTTGCCAGTTTCACGAGAATGGAGGACATAATATGTCACGAGATTCGGCTTTCAGGGGCCTGTTGGTATGGATTTCATGACTTGCATCAAAGAGTTTACGCTGCATTATATTTAGACAGGGCTTAGTTGGTGTTAACATTTTACGCGTTTACTCGATTAAGAACAATGACCATATTTTAAGAACACGTACAATACGTAATGAGTCGCAACATCTAAACGTTTTTCTAATCTGCCTATATCTAAAAGTGACATAATTACCCTAAACTCCATTCCCCGTAACTGTTCAGGAATTCTGAACATTTCCGTCTCTTTCGgattttgatttacatttgaaaccTATGAAATGAGAGAATAAAACCTTTGTGCATTGTTTGTATTTCATTGGCTTAATtgctttgttttttactataGCCACTCTTATAGAAGATTTACAAAAATGCAAGTTCATGTCTGCTTTGAAGAACGGGGAGGAAAAGGATTTTAGACGTTTTGTGTCAGGTTGTGTctcaaatctgtttgttcttctgtCACAGAAAACTTAAGTGAAGTAATTCTAAGGGGCAGTTGAAATGATCCTTTTGGAAAGCTTTTTGGACTGGAAATAACCTGAGTTATTTCAGTGTTGACCGCATTTAGAAAATCCTTTGGTCAAGCTGGTTTACGTTTGGAAAAGCTATTGAATACAGAATGTTCTTGTTGACCTCTGACCAAAGTAAGCATATTCTGGGGGCATCAATGTTTACATGATATGATCAAAGATGATTTGCAAAAAGTAATCGCCTGTAATAATGGAAATTACTTAAGCGACATTTAAAACAGGAAAATGCGCCGAGTTGCAGTAAAATCACTATTGTTTTCGTTAAGCATGCCATTAGCATCCCCAAACACTTGGTTTAATCGTTTGTTTATCCCCAAGCTTTCTTTGCCTAGTTCAGTAAATACCGATGAACCTTTGTTTATCGCTGACAAAAACATGAAGAGAATGTAAGAGACAATGGATTGTACCACAATcacatatattatttaaatgtgtgtCCATAATTGATTCAGTGCTTTAGAGTGGAGTGACATCAGGGGTTTCAAACTTTACTCGTAATTTCGGTGTCCACTGTCTCAGACCCATTTAGTTTAAACCAAGTGTCGTAACAGCATGCGAGAGAGCATTGGAAAGAGCTCGACCGTATGAGAAGGTAAGTAAACAATTTCTTAGTTCACTTTTCAAACTTGCTCATTCTTATCATCACACGAAAATGTGTCCTCCCATCCTTTCACAAAGCCTGGCAAGTACGCGGGTAACATGCATGAGTAATATTGTGCAGTTGTGTGGTGAGTCGGGGACTTGCTAGTGTTTGAGGAGGAAAGGGAAGGGGACACTGTCTTCTTCGGTtgagaggtttttttttaattttttttaaacgtatTCTGTTTTAATACATCCACTTAGGTCATAACGTATTGCCAAACAGGAAAATGGTCTCCAGTATCGGTTGCGTAAATTCAGCAAATTCTGCTATCAAGATACCTCTTCTCGGGAGAGctgtggtttgagtattttttttttctttctttccttaaaCTAAGTCACTTGTGGTTTATTAAACTTTGTGTTCCATCGATTTTGACCCATTGCTCGCTATCTTTCCTCTCATCTCTTTCACAGCCTTTTCTACTATGGAATTGTTTCGTTCTGTTTTTCTTGGTGTCATCCAGCTAACAATGAAACTGCTATTTCTGGTGCTACCGCAGCAGTTCACAGATGGATCAAAATGGGCATAATTTGAAAATGATCATGAGGTCTGTTTTGCTTGCAAAAGAGCGGACGTCTTTGCATCCTGTAAGTTTGAACCCAGTCAAGTATCTTAAAATAGCATATTGTTCCAAAAGACTCACCAGAGAGTTGGTCAAGTCCTTAAAAGTGTTACACGGCTTCATAAAAGACACGTATAGGTCAAAAAAGCAAAGGCGGTATATTCAATAACATGCAGTGTCCAGTAGCGCTCCGAGCCTCGCATATTCCCAGCTTTTCGTTTGTGTAGTTAACATCCTCTATCGGGACGCTGCTATCCACTCAGTGAATTAGACAAGTGAGACGAGTGTAGTTTGTGGGGCCGTTGTAATGGGGCGCAAATACCCATTTCCATTCGCTCAGCTCAGGGTCTTAACCTCGGCTGTATTTGAAATCAAGCTAGACTTGTTAAATGTATAGCACAACGGAGGGGTTTTATTACTTCTGACTATATGATGTCACACCTACTTATCATGTAGAGATTATCGTTcagatatttcttattttttattttttatttttaacaaatacatttagagtgaaaaaaaatgctgaaatattttatttcaacTTGAAATTTGCCATttggagaatttttttattttattgtatttttttaaaggcatGTTGATAATAtctgaccctaaacatcaaaataGAAATCGTCTATGATTAACAGATTTTAGCATTTATCTATGCTATGTCTTTATCGTCTAATTTAATAGGCAATCACTGTTCTACTTCTATTACAATGTAGGCtacaaaaatagaaaatgtatagTATTCATTGATTGTTATGTTTCTTTAGATGAAAATGTTTCTAATTTTATTTGTGGGGGGAGGGAGGCGATAGGCGTGCACCATTTTCAACAGAAGATATTTTTTGTGTGGTCTCATTAAGTGGGCATCCTGCTAGGTCTGCGGAGTTATACGGGAGCTGTccaatcacagcatttgcacggCTTGTTAGCGACATTTAATGAGGGTTCTCTGCGAACCAAGTGAAAGGCGCTTCAGTGTTAGATTTACCTTGTGTCAACTCTTTACTTCTAATGAAGCCATTGGAGGTTTTGCTGGTGAATGGAGCCGGACGCCTGGGACTGCAGACCCTCTTTCTTCTGGTTACTCTTAGCTTAAGCTTGGCCCAAATCCAGGAAGTGCACTGCATTTTGGGGGGTCGGGGAGTTACCAAGATATCCATATACGGTAAAAGATAGCTACGTTGTATCCATTCTATTGTACTTTAATTGACTATGTTGATTTCAGGACCAGCGATTTAAGACAAATCAACACAACATgatacagtgagatcagtctgatcaaCTTCATATCCTCGTCCAGGATAAACTAACGCCAGCCCCCTCCACGAGATACATgcaaccacacatacacacacagcgtAGCCAACATCTTCAGGGTTCACCACCACAATTTACGCAATTTCCCTCTGACATGAAATGCACTGTGCAACAAGATATTTAACAATGttcctaaatgtttgaatatttaataCTTACTAGTATATAATCCattatttcaaattattattactattattattatttatttatttatttatttatttatttattttaaacacactATTCTattccaggaaaaaaaaaaaatatatatatatatatatatatatatatatatatatatatatatatatatatatatatatatatatat
It contains:
- the six3a gene encoding homeobox protein SIX3a, which translates into the protein MVFRSPLELYPSHFFLPNFADRPLLLASSAPSTRSPEDLSMFQLPTLNFSPEQVASVCETLEETGDIERLGRFLWSLPVAPGACEAINKHESILRARAVVAFHTGNFRDLYHILENHKFTKDSHGKLQAMWLEAHYQEAEKLRGRPLGPVDKYRVRKKFPLPRTIWDGEQKTHCFKERTRSLLREWYLQDPYPNPSKKRELAQATGLTPTQVGNWFKNRRQRDRAAAAKNRLQHQAIGQNGMRSLSESGCTPRSSAESPSTAASPTTSVSSITERVDTGTSILSVTSSDSECDV